In Phaeobacter porticola, one DNA window encodes the following:
- a CDS encoding ABC transporter ATP-binding protein: MTTALDINNLNVYFGERHALVHAVKTASLRVETGASFGLVGESGSGKSTILKAITGLAPQWNGEISVEGTRLGPTRDREFYKTVQMVFQDPYASLHPRQSVDQVLSETLHLHGFRDIDDRVDQLLKDVGLGPAFRFRYPHQLSGGQRQRVAIARALAPQPDILLLDEPTSALDVSVQAEILNLLSDLRATHGLTFVMVSHDLAVVAHMCDQAAVMQHGEIVEILSIDAMRAGQTQHSYTQTLLRAAANRVA; the protein is encoded by the coding sequence ATGACAACCGCCTTGGACATCAACAATCTGAACGTCTATTTCGGCGAACGCCACGCGCTGGTCCATGCCGTCAAAACGGCCTCTCTCCGCGTTGAGACAGGTGCCAGCTTTGGCCTTGTCGGGGAGAGCGGGTCGGGAAAATCCACTATTCTGAAAGCCATCACCGGACTTGCGCCGCAATGGAACGGTGAAATCTCGGTCGAAGGCACACGGCTTGGCCCCACCCGCGACCGCGAGTTCTACAAGACCGTTCAGATGGTGTTTCAGGATCCCTATGCCTCGCTCCATCCGCGCCAGTCGGTGGATCAGGTGTTGTCGGAGACGCTGCACCTGCACGGGTTTCGCGATATCGATGATCGGGTCGATCAATTGCTGAAAGACGTCGGTCTCGGCCCGGCCTTTCGCTTTCGCTATCCGCATCAGCTGTCGGGGGGACAACGCCAGCGCGTCGCCATTGCCCGTGCCTTGGCACCACAGCCGGATATCTTGCTGCTGGATGAGCCGACCTCAGCGCTGGATGTTTCTGTTCAGGCGGAAATTCTCAACCTGCTTAGCGACCTGCGCGCTACCCATGGGCTGACCTTTGTTATGGTCTCTCACGATCTTGCCGTGGTGGCACATATGTGTGATCAGGCCGCCGTCATGCAGCATGGCGAGATTGTTGAAATCCTGAGCATTGATGCCATGCGTGCGGGACAAACCCAGCACTCCTATACGCAGACACTGTTGCGTGCCGCAGCCAACCGGGTAGCCTAA
- a CDS encoding ABC transporter permease, with translation MANFATETERRPWLPLPPWARGTLVTLSSIAVTMLGLLFVTFLIGRVMPIDPVLAIVGERATEEQYNAAYRELGLDRSLAVQFFYYVTDVLRGDFGTSLLTARDVSTDIARVFPATFELATIGIFFGCILGVPLGVIAAVRRGSWIDQIARVIALVGYSMPIFWLGLMGLLLFYGILGWVGGPGRQGIFYEDMIPSVTGMILLDSLIAGDWGAFRDAFSHIVLPAALLGYYSLAYISRMTRSFMLEQLSAEYVTTARVKGMSEWAVVWTHAFRNIRVQLITVIALSYANLLEGSVLTEIIFSWPGIGSYITTALLSADMNAVLGGTVVVGLVFICLNIFSDLLYKVFDPRSK, from the coding sequence ATGGCGAATTTCGCAACAGAAACGGAGCGGCGGCCTTGGCTGCCCCTCCCCCCTTGGGCGCGCGGCACGCTGGTGACGCTGTCGTCCATCGCGGTCACTATGCTGGGCCTCTTGTTTGTGACCTTCCTGATCGGTCGGGTGATGCCCATCGATCCGGTGCTGGCCATCGTCGGCGAGCGTGCCACCGAGGAGCAGTATAACGCCGCCTACCGCGAGCTGGGCCTTGACCGGTCGCTGGCGGTGCAGTTTTTCTACTATGTCACCGATGTCCTGCGGGGTGATTTCGGCACCTCATTGCTGACAGCACGCGATGTGTCCACCGATATTGCCCGTGTGTTCCCGGCGACGTTTGAACTGGCCACTATTGGCATTTTTTTCGGCTGTATCCTTGGTGTGCCACTGGGCGTCATCGCCGCGGTACGCCGGGGCAGCTGGATTGACCAGATTGCCCGTGTGATCGCGCTGGTTGGGTACTCCATGCCCATCTTCTGGCTGGGCCTGATGGGGCTATTGCTGTTCTACGGCATCCTGGGTTGGGTCGGTGGGCCGGGCCGTCAGGGGATATTTTATGAGGATATGATCCCGTCGGTCACCGGGATGATCCTGCTGGATTCGCTGATTGCGGGCGACTGGGGCGCGTTTCGCGATGCGTTCTCACATATCGTGCTGCCTGCCGCGCTGCTGGGGTACTACAGCCTCGCCTATATCAGCCGCATGACGCGGTCCTTCATGCTGGAGCAGCTTTCGGCGGAATATGTCACCACCGCCCGCGTCAAGGGCATGAGCGAATGGGCCGTGGTCTGGACGCATGCATTTCGCAATATCCGCGTGCAACTGATCACCGTGATCGCGCTGAGCTATGCCAATCTCCTTGAGGGATCAGTTCTGACCGAGATCATTTTCTCCTGGCCGGGAATTGGCAGCTATATCACCACCGCTCTGCTGTCGGCGGATATGAATGCGGTGTTGGGCGGCACAGTTGTTGTTGGTCTGGTGTTCATCTGCCTCAACATCTTCTCCGACCTTCTCTATAAAGTCTTTGATCCGAGGTCGAAATGA
- a CDS encoding ABC transporter substrate-binding protein gives MKTIQTLLGTAALGLAIGLTPMATMAETPANMLVIANRIDDITTLDPAQSFEFAGADVIRNIYGKLVNFDPSDLDAGYQPDLAESWTVSEDGRTITFTMREGVTFQSGNPVRAEDAAFSLKRAVLLNKTPSFIITQFGFTPENVDETIKVDGNTLSITTDKRYATSFVLNCLTATIGAIVDKELVMANEVDGDMGNKWLTTNSAGSGPYSLASWKPKESVTLSASPSYYGGEAAMKRVIVRHVQESATQRLMLERGDIDVARDLTPSDVDGLAGVDGVEVLREMRGRLMYVSFNQKHPELSKPQVRQALKYLIDYDGMENSFLKNWYVGHQNFLPKTYLGAVDENPFSFDVEKAKALLAEAGVENLELTVGVREAQERLEIAQSLQNTFAQAGITLNLEVGTGKQILGKYRARELDIYLGAWGPDYPDPHTNAGTFAYNPDNSDEANATGLLAWRNGWDTGGLTEKVAAAVVEGDTEKRAEMYHEIQAQFRDTAPFAVMFQLIEQAGMADNVEGLSLGGAITSVAYWDVTK, from the coding sequence ATGAAAACCATTCAAACCCTTCTTGGCACCGCCGCGCTGGGGCTGGCGATTGGCCTCACCCCGATGGCCACGATGGCAGAAACACCGGCCAATATGCTGGTCATTGCCAACCGTATTGATGATATCACCACACTGGATCCGGCGCAGAGTTTTGAGTTTGCAGGCGCAGATGTGATCCGCAATATTTACGGCAAACTGGTCAACTTTGACCCGTCCGATCTGGACGCAGGCTACCAGCCGGATCTGGCCGAAAGCTGGACTGTCTCCGAGGATGGCCGCACCATCACCTTTACCATGCGCGAAGGCGTGACCTTCCAATCCGGCAACCCAGTCCGGGCCGAGGATGCCGCGTTTTCGCTGAAGCGCGCGGTTCTTCTGAACAAGACGCCATCCTTCATCATCACCCAATTTGGGTTCACGCCCGAAAACGTCGATGAAACGATCAAGGTTGACGGCAACACTTTGTCGATCACAACGGATAAGCGCTATGCGACGTCCTTTGTTCTGAACTGCCTGACCGCCACCATTGGCGCGATTGTCGACAAGGAATTGGTCATGGCCAATGAAGTCGACGGCGATATGGGCAACAAGTGGTTGACCACCAATTCCGCAGGCTCCGGCCCTTACAGTCTTGCCAGCTGGAAGCCGAAGGAAAGCGTCACCCTGAGTGCCAGCCCGTCTTACTACGGCGGCGAGGCAGCAATGAAGCGCGTTATCGTGCGCCACGTTCAGGAAAGCGCCACCCAGCGTTTGATGCTGGAACGTGGCGACATTGACGTAGCCCGCGACCTGACACCGTCGGATGTTGACGGTCTCGCCGGTGTGGACGGTGTCGAGGTGCTGCGCGAAATGCGGGGCCGCCTGATGTACGTCTCCTTCAACCAGAAACACCCGGAGCTGTCCAAACCTCAGGTCCGTCAGGCGCTGAAATATCTGATCGACTATGACGGCATGGAAAACAGCTTCCTCAAGAACTGGTATGTCGGCCATCAGAACTTCTTGCCCAAGACGTATCTCGGCGCGGTGGATGAAAACCCATTCTCCTTCGATGTTGAAAAGGCCAAGGCGCTGCTGGCCGAAGCGGGTGTTGAAAATCTGGAACTGACCGTCGGTGTGCGTGAGGCGCAGGAGCGTCTGGAAATTGCGCAGTCGTTGCAAAACACATTCGCGCAGGCGGGGATCACGCTCAATCTTGAGGTTGGCACCGGCAAGCAGATCCTGGGCAAATACCGCGCACGCGAGTTGGATATCTATCTGGGCGCATGGGGCCCGGACTATCCCGATCCGCATACCAATGCGGGAACCTTTGCCTATAACCCGGATAACTCGGACGAAGCCAATGCAACCGGTCTTCTGGCCTGGCGCAATGGTTGGGACACTGGCGGGCTGACTGAAAAGGTTGCTGCTGCTGTTGTAGAAGGCGACACAGAGAAGCGCGCGGAGATGTATCATGAGATCCAGGCGCAATTCCGTGACACTGCCCCCTTTGCCGTCATGTTCCAGCTGATCGAACAGGCGGGCATGGCCGACAATGTCGAAGGGCTGAGCCTCGGCGGCGCCATCACCTCGGTCGCCTACTGGGATGTGACCAAGTAA
- the ctlX gene encoding citrulline utilization hydrolase CtlX produces MSQLQAPGAVVMIRPHHFCSNPETRDDNAFQTLARETADVTSAQALAEFDAAVAALRGAGVSVHVFDDTSTETPDSVFPNNWFSTHAGGHVAVYPMYAANRRKERRWDVIELLKRDYRVQDVIDYSGLEQDGLALEGTGAMVLDHIGRIAYTVKSNRADPVLLERFCTHFNFEPMVFEARDAQGRDVYHTNVLMGIGTDYALICLDMITDPTRRAEVAARLEETGRRVIDLTPEQIAGFAGNALELTGHSRLLALSSRAAEVLRPDQIAIIERSATLLPLSIPTIETAGGSVRCMLAGIHLSPRERTQS; encoded by the coding sequence ATGAGCCAGCTTCAGGCCCCCGGTGCGGTGGTGATGATCCGCCCGCACCATTTCTGCTCCAACCCGGAGACGCGCGACGACAATGCGTTTCAGACCCTTGCGCGTGAGACTGCCGATGTCACCTCGGCCCAGGCGCTGGCTGAATTCGACGCCGCTGTTGCCGCGCTGCGCGGCGCAGGTGTGAGCGTCCATGTGTTTGACGACACTAGCACGGAAACACCGGATAGCGTGTTTCCGAACAACTGGTTTTCGACCCATGCCGGCGGCCATGTTGCGGTCTATCCGATGTATGCGGCCAACCGGCGCAAGGAACGCCGCTGGGATGTGATCGAACTGCTGAAGCGGGACTACCGCGTTCAGGATGTGATCGACTATTCCGGGCTGGAACAGGACGGGCTGGCGCTGGAAGGTACCGGCGCCATGGTGCTCGACCATATCGGGCGCATTGCCTATACCGTTAAATCCAACCGTGCCGATCCGGTGCTGCTGGAACGCTTCTGTACCCATTTCAACTTTGAACCGATGGTATTTGAAGCACGGGATGCGCAGGGACGTGATGTCTATCACACCAATGTTCTGATGGGCATTGGCACGGATTATGCGCTGATCTGCCTCGATATGATCACCGATCCAACGCGCCGGGCCGAAGTTGCCGCGCGGCTGGAGGAAACCGGACGCCGGGTGATTGATCTTACGCCTGAACAGATTGCCGGATTTGCCGGCAACGCGCTGGAGCTGACCGGGCACAGTCGCTTGCTGGCGCTGTCCTCACGTGCGGCAGAGGTGCTGCGCCCGGACCAAATTGCCATAATTGAGCGCAGCGCGACCCTGCTGCCGCTCTCCATTCCCACTATCGAAACCGCTGGCGGGTCGGTGCGCTGCATGCTGGCAGGCATCCACCTCAGCCCCCGTGAAAGGACCCAGTCATGA
- a CDS encoding HD-GYP domain-containing protein, which yields MSANGLPYTATDFDPVAIAAAAHAGGLPGVRYPMVGGQTIQLGELLGALSHALDLTEGQPEGHCVRCCWIGMQVAEYLDLPQQDRADLYFTLLLKDLGCSSNAARICALYRTDDLTFKRNFKFVDGTTRQKLDFVLRHTGLDDGPLKRLKTVTGVIGRSGSLATELIQTRCDRGAEIARLMRFSEQVADGIAGLDEHWNGGGHPAGISGKQIPLFSRIALMAQVTDVFTLQLGSYAAATELEERAGSWFDPDLVPIFTRVIRAPGFYDALTGDKLEASVLSRSPAKATVDVDEQYLDEISYAFSRVIDAKSPFTSGHSERVAHYSDMICEQLGYDLSHRRSVVRAGLLHDIGKLGVSSAILDKPGKLNDVEFDQMKLHPVLGHDVLRRISVFKDVAEVAVAHHERLDGKGYPYGKGAADLSTDMRILTIADIFDALTADRPYRAAMSLDRTFAIMDDLAGKAIDPALYETLKDAIAASPWPAREERPFSPKFRDHNLKYALRSQAVHKTKKAERR from the coding sequence ATGTCGGCCAATGGGCTGCCCTACACTGCGACGGATTTTGATCCAGTCGCCATTGCTGCTGCGGCGCATGCAGGTGGCTTGCCGGGCGTGCGCTATCCTATGGTTGGTGGTCAGACAATCCAGCTTGGAGAATTGCTGGGCGCGCTCAGCCATGCGCTGGACCTGACCGAAGGCCAGCCAGAGGGGCATTGTGTGCGCTGTTGCTGGATTGGCATGCAGGTTGCTGAATACCTGGACCTGCCCCAACAAGATCGCGCAGATCTCTATTTCACACTGCTGCTCAAGGATTTGGGGTGCAGTTCCAATGCGGCACGTATCTGCGCGCTGTATCGCACCGATGATCTGACTTTCAAACGAAACTTCAAGTTTGTCGATGGCACCACCCGGCAAAAGTTGGATTTTGTGTTGCGGCACACCGGTCTGGACGACGGCCCTTTAAAACGGTTGAAAACCGTCACTGGTGTTATTGGGCGCAGTGGCAGCCTTGCTACTGAACTGATCCAGACGCGCTGTGACCGTGGGGCAGAAATCGCGCGTTTGATGCGGTTCTCCGAACAGGTTGCTGATGGTATTGCAGGACTTGACGAACATTGGAACGGAGGTGGCCATCCTGCGGGGATTAGCGGCAAGCAAATTCCCCTGTTTTCGCGAATAGCGCTGATGGCTCAGGTGACGGATGTCTTCACTCTTCAATTGGGGTCTTACGCCGCCGCAACAGAACTGGAAGAACGCGCAGGCAGTTGGTTCGATCCAGATCTGGTTCCGATTTTTACCCGTGTGATCCGCGCCCCTGGATTCTATGACGCGCTCACGGGTGACAAGCTGGAGGCCAGTGTACTGTCGCGCAGTCCGGCCAAGGCAACGGTTGATGTCGATGAACAATATCTGGATGAAATCTCCTATGCCTTCTCGCGCGTCATTGACGCCAAGAGCCCCTTTACCTCAGGCCATTCGGAACGGGTCGCTCACTACAGCGACATGATCTGTGAACAATTGGGTTATGATCTGTCGCATCGTCGTTCGGTGGTGCGCGCTGGTCTGTTGCACGACATCGGCAAACTAGGCGTCTCCAGTGCGATCCTCGACAAACCCGGTAAGCTGAACGATGTCGAATTTGACCAGATGAAGCTGCATCCCGTGCTGGGTCACGATGTGCTGCGCCGTATTTCCGTGTTCAAAGACGTGGCCGAAGTGGCTGTTGCTCATCACGAGCGCCTGGATGGCAAGGGCTATCCTTATGGGAAAGGGGCGGCCGACCTCAGCACCGATATGCGCATCCTGACCATTGCTGATATTTTTGACGCTTTGACGGCGGATCGTCCCTATCGCGCGGCCATGTCATTGGACCGCACCTTTGCCATAATGGATGATTTGGCAGGCAAAGCCATTGACCCCGCGCTGTATGAAACCCTGAAAGATGCAATCGCCGCCAGCCCTTGGCCCGCCCGCGAAGAGCGCCCATTCTCGCCCAAGTTCAGAGATCATAATCTAAAATATGCGTTGCGTAGCCAGGCTGTTCACAAAACAAAAAAAGCAGAGAGGCGATAA
- a CDS encoding Lrp/AsnC family transcriptional regulator — MDKTDERLIAALRHNARASLSDLALQLNLSRTTVRARIERLQTKGDILGFSVVLKEDVLRDPVRGLMMIGIEGRGTSRITRQLQGLPEVRAIHTTNGRWDLIIELGTETLETLDAALAKIRTFEGVVSSETNLLLATKKDS; from the coding sequence TTGGACAAAACGGATGAACGCCTGATTGCTGCCCTTCGCCATAATGCACGCGCCTCCCTGTCGGACCTGGCGTTGCAGCTGAACCTGTCGCGGACCACGGTACGGGCACGGATCGAACGGTTACAGACCAAGGGAGATATCCTTGGGTTTTCTGTTGTGCTGAAAGAGGATGTGCTGCGCGATCCGGTGCGTGGACTGATGATGATCGGCATCGAAGGCCGTGGTACCAGCCGGATCACCCGCCAGCTACAGGGTCTGCCAGAAGTTCGGGCGATCCACACCACGAACGGGCGCTGGGATCTGATCATTGAGCTGGGCACCGAAACGCTTGAAACCCTGGATGCCGCCCTTGCCAAGATCCGCACATTCGAAGGGGTGGTCAGCAGCGAAACCAACCTCCTGCTTGCCACGAAAAAGGACAGCTGA
- a CDS encoding ABC transporter ATP-binding protein, which translates to MSTLLDVENLWVRFPTRNGIFDAVRGVSFSLGRERLGIVGESGSGKSMTGRAILRLIRHPGIVEADHINLHGENLLAKSEREMRKVRGEQISMVMQDPKFSLNPVMTIGDQLIEAHRLHSKSTKTDAYAKALEMLEAVSIRDPERVMTAYPHEMSGGMGQRIMIAMMLIPNPEILIADEPTSALDVSVQGQVLSIMDRLVKERGMGLIFISHDLNLVSQFCDRVLIMYAGRIVEVCDANHLHEAQHPYTKGLLGSLPRFDAPRPRLEVLQRDPAWRDAPSVEGR; encoded by the coding sequence ATGAGCACGCTATTGGATGTAGAAAACCTCTGGGTGCGCTTTCCCACCCGCAATGGGATCTTTGATGCGGTGCGCGGCGTGTCGTTTTCGCTTGGCCGTGAGCGGCTTGGGATTGTTGGCGAAAGCGGCTCGGGTAAATCCATGACCGGTCGTGCCATCCTTCGCTTGATCCGCCATCCTGGCATTGTTGAGGCCGATCACATCAATCTGCATGGTGAAAACCTTCTGGCCAAATCCGAACGTGAGATGCGCAAGGTCCGGGGCGAGCAGATCTCTATGGTGATGCAGGATCCGAAATTCTCGCTCAATCCGGTGATGACCATTGGCGACCAGCTGATCGAAGCGCATCGCCTGCACAGCAAATCCACCAAGACCGATGCCTATGCCAAAGCCCTGGAAATGCTGGAGGCCGTGTCGATCCGCGACCCGGAACGGGTGATGACCGCCTACCCGCATGAGATGTCCGGCGGCATGGGCCAGCGCATCATGATCGCCATGATGCTGATCCCCAACCCCGAAATCCTGATCGCGGATGAGCCAACTTCTGCGCTGGATGTCTCCGTACAGGGTCAGGTGCTGTCGATCATGGATCGGCTGGTGAAGGAACGCGGCATGGGGCTGATCTTTATCAGCCACGATCTGAACCTTGTGTCGCAATTCTGCGACCGCGTGCTGATTATGTATGCGGGCCGCATCGTCGAGGTCTGCGACGCCAATCACCTGCATGAGGCCCAGCACCCCTACACCAAGGGGCTATTGGGCAGCCTGCCCCGGTTTGACGCACCGCGTCCACGGCTGGAGGTCCTGCAACGTGATCCCGCCTGGCGGGATGCCCCCAGCGTGGAGGGACGGTGA
- the rocF gene encoding arginase, with the protein MTSKTCILIGAPVDSGKRRAGCLMGPDAYRTAGLGRAIESLGHKVIDQGNLRPATHEPDTNDGLVFARNETIGWTNRLIRAAEEAMTKGLPIFLGGDHSLSLGSVVGVANHAAKEGRPQFVLWLDAHTDFHTPATSDSGNLHGTPVGYFTGRPDFAGFPEVANPVPQENVCMIGLRSVDTPERLALEASDIHRHDMRDIDENGIAGPLSAFLQRVKDANGMLHVSLDVDFLDPSVAPAVGTTVPGGATVREGHLVCEMLHDSGLMTSLDLVELNPFLDERGRTAHLMVDLCASALGRRVFDRPTRSYQ; encoded by the coding sequence GTGACATCCAAGACCTGTATTCTGATCGGCGCCCCGGTGGACAGCGGCAAGCGACGCGCCGGATGCCTGATGGGGCCGGATGCCTATCGCACCGCCGGTCTGGGGCGCGCAATCGAAAGTCTGGGTCATAAGGTGATCGATCAGGGCAATTTGCGTCCTGCCACCCATGAACCTGATACCAACGACGGTCTGGTCTTTGCCCGCAATGAAACGATCGGCTGGACCAATCGTCTGATCCGCGCCGCGGAAGAGGCGATGACAAAAGGGCTACCGATCTTCCTTGGTGGCGACCATTCGCTGTCCTTGGGTTCGGTTGTTGGCGTGGCCAACCACGCGGCCAAGGAAGGCCGCCCGCAATTCGTGCTGTGGCTCGATGCGCATACCGATTTTCACACCCCGGCGACCTCTGACAGCGGCAACCTGCACGGCACACCAGTGGGCTATTTCACCGGGCGCCCTGATTTCGCAGGCTTTCCCGAGGTTGCCAATCCGGTCCCGCAAGAAAACGTCTGCATGATTGGCCTGCGTTCCGTGGACACCCCGGAACGCCTCGCGCTTGAGGCCAGCGATATTCATCGTCATGACATGCGTGATATCGATGAAAATGGCATTGCCGGTCCGCTTTCTGCCTTTCTTCAGCGGGTCAAGGATGCCAACGGAATGCTGCATGTTTCGCTGGATGTTGATTTTCTGGACCCGTCTGTGGCCCCTGCGGTCGGCACCACCGTGCCCGGCGGCGCCACAGTGCGCGAGGGGCATTTGGTGTGCGAAATGCTGCACGATTCCGGGCTGATGACCTCGCTCGACCTTGTTGAGCTGAACCCGTTTCTGGATGAGCGGGGCCGCACGGCCCATCTGATGGTGGATCTCTGCGCCTCAGCCCTTGGGCGTCGTGTCTTTGACCGCCCGACACGGAGCTATCAATGA
- the nikC gene encoding nickel transporter permease yields the protein MSMSSQTTAPKQGLRAWLLTDTPTSRRQARLAALYQGWLSLRQNHMAMVGLGILILLISIAVLAPVIAPHDPYVQNLANRLQPLGSEGHILGTDSLGRDILSRLIHGARITLYIVALVAMIAPIAGLLVGTVSGYVGGWADIILMRITDIFLAFPRLVLALAFVAALGAGIENAVLAISLTAWPPYARMARAETLTIRSSDYISAIRLQGAGPLRIIIKHIWPLCVSSLIVRVTLDMAGIILAAAGLGFLGLGAQPPSPEWGAMISEGRRFILDHWWVATMPGLAIFAVSLAFNLLGDGLRDVLDPKDSAS from the coding sequence ATGAGCATGTCTTCGCAAACCACGGCCCCAAAGCAGGGCCTGCGCGCCTGGCTGCTGACTGACACGCCGACATCACGTCGTCAGGCGCGGCTGGCCGCCCTCTATCAAGGGTGGCTTTCATTGCGGCAGAACCACATGGCCATGGTTGGCCTTGGCATTCTGATCCTGCTGATCTCCATTGCTGTGCTGGCGCCGGTGATCGCGCCGCATGACCCTTATGTGCAGAACCTCGCCAACCGGCTGCAACCGCTTGGCAGCGAGGGGCATATTCTGGGCACGGATTCCCTTGGTCGCGATATCCTCAGCCGCTTGATCCACGGTGCGCGTATCACGCTTTATATCGTCGCATTGGTTGCAATGATTGCGCCGATTGCAGGGCTTCTCGTGGGGACGGTTTCCGGCTATGTTGGTGGCTGGGCTGATATCATCCTGATGCGGATCACCGATATCTTCCTCGCCTTTCCAAGGCTGGTTCTGGCGCTGGCCTTTGTGGCCGCGCTTGGCGCCGGGATCGAAAACGCCGTGCTGGCGATCTCTCTCACCGCTTGGCCGCCCTATGCGCGGATGGCGCGGGCAGAGACGCTGACGATCCGGTCCTCTGACTATATCAGCGCGATCCGGCTGCAAGGCGCAGGTCCGCTGCGGATCATTATCAAGCATATCTGGCCGCTGTGCGTGTCTTCGCTGATCGTGCGGGTGACACTGGATATGGCCGGGATCATTCTGGCCGCTGCTGGACTCGGCTTCCTTGGCCTTGGCGCGCAACCACCCAGCCCGGAATGGGGCGCGATGATTTCCGAAGGGCGCCGATTTATTCTGGATCACTGGTGGGTTGCCACCATGCCCGGTCTCGCCATCTTTGCGGTCTCACTGGCCTTCAACCTGCTGGGCGATGGCCTGCGTGATGTATTGGACCCAAAGGACAGCGCCTCATGA
- a CDS encoding YqaA family protein, which yields MLRALYDRTMALADHPKALWCLAGVAFVESSVFPIPPDVLMIPMILARPSRAWLIALVALVASVAGGLLGYAIGAFFYDSVGQPILAAMGKADAMAEFNQRFNDFGFWAVLIAGITPFPYKVITIMSGWTGMPIVTFVATSILARAMRFFIVAGLLWQFGAPIRDFIERRLGLVFTIFVVLLFGGFFALKVL from the coding sequence ATGCTGCGCGCGCTATATGACCGAACCATGGCCCTGGCCGATCATCCCAAGGCGCTGTGGTGCCTCGCTGGTGTCGCCTTTGTTGAAAGCTCGGTTTTTCCAATCCCGCCAGATGTATTGATGATCCCGATGATCCTCGCGCGCCCGTCTCGGGCTTGGCTGATCGCATTGGTGGCGCTGGTCGCGTCGGTTGCGGGCGGATTGCTGGGCTACGCGATTGGTGCTTTTTTCTACGACAGTGTCGGTCAGCCGATACTTGCTGCCATGGGCAAGGCGGATGCAATGGCGGAATTCAATCAGCGCTTCAATGATTTTGGGTTTTGGGCAGTGCTGATCGCGGGCATTACGCCCTTTCCCTATAAGGTGATCACAATAATGTCAGGCTGGACCGGAATGCCCATCGTAACCTTTGTTGCGACCTCCATTCTGGCACGTGCTATGAGGTTTTTCATCGTTGCGGGGCTTCTGTGGCAATTCGGCGCGCCCATCCGCGACTTTATTGAACGGCGTCTGGGCCTTGTCTTCACGATCTTTGTCGTGTTGTTGTTTGGCGGGTTTTTCGCACTAAAGGTCTTGTAA
- a CDS encoding disulfide bond formation protein B translates to MSRFLILIATAGSAALLLGAFGFQYLGEMPPCKLCIWQRYPHGAAIVIGVLALMVPMMILPYLGALAALATAGIGAYHTGVERGWWEGPNSCTSGPIGTLSGEDLMQRIMSAPLVRCDDVPWELFSLSMASWNAIASLFLAVLWIAAANHMRKNRI, encoded by the coding sequence ATGAGCCGATTTCTAATTCTGATTGCCACCGCTGGCTCAGCTGCGCTTCTGCTGGGGGCCTTCGGGTTCCAGTATCTGGGCGAGATGCCGCCGTGTAAGCTGTGCATCTGGCAGCGTTACCCGCATGGTGCGGCGATTGTGATTGGGGTGCTGGCCCTGATGGTGCCAATGATGATTCTGCCCTATCTCGGCGCGCTGGCTGCGCTGGCCACGGCGGGTATCGGCGCCTATCACACCGGGGTAGAGCGCGGCTGGTGGGAAGGTCCGAATTCCTGCACCTCCGGCCCGATTGGCACCCTCAGCGGCGAGGATCTGATGCAGCGGATCATGTCGGCACCGCTGGTGCGCTGCGACGATGTACCATGGGAGCTGTTCAGCCTCTCAATGGCCAGCTGGAATGCGATTGCATCGCTCTTTCTGGCCGTGCTCTGGATTGCTGCGGCCAATCACATGCGCAAGAACCGGATCTGA